A genomic segment from candidate division TA06 bacterium encodes:
- the msrB gene encoding peptide-methionine (R)-S-oxide reductase MsrB → MRYIYLALLLLAGGLAMIDADTGNKTETAIFAGGCFWCLEHPFDSLPGVIEVMPGYSGGHMKDPSYRDVCSGETGHYEAVRITYDPAKIGYAQLLDHFWRQIDPTDLTGQFADKGPQYQTAIFYQNEEQKKLAEASKTALQNSGKFKEPIATAILAYKNFYPAEEYHQKYYQKCPARYSTYKVMSGREAALKKIWKDSPAVKTYTKPSDKELKKKLSSLEYQVTQKSATEPPFANKYWNEKRDGIYVDITTGQPLFSSKDKFDSECGWPSFTKPLETSLVLEKKDSSFGRVRTEVRSQAGDAHLGHVFDDGPQPTGLRYCINSASLRFIPAEDLDKEGYGEYKRLF, encoded by the coding sequence ATGAGATATATTTACCTGGCTCTGCTCTTGCTGGCGGGAGGACTGGCTATGATTGACGCCGACACCGGCAATAAGACCGAGACCGCCATCTTCGCCGGAGGCTGTTTCTGGTGCCTGGAACACCCCTTTGACTCCCTGCCCGGTGTGATAGAAGTGATGCCCGGCTATTCCGGCGGCCACATGAAGGACCCCAGCTACCGGGACGTCTGCTCCGGCGAGACCGGGCACTACGAGGCGGTGCGCATCACTTACGACCCGGCCAAGATCGGTTACGCCCAGTTGCTGGACCACTTCTGGCGGCAGATAGACCCCACCGACCTTACCGGGCAGTTCGCCGACAAGGGACCCCAGTACCAGACCGCCATTTTCTATCAAAACGAAGAGCAGAAGAAACTGGCCGAAGCATCCAAGACAGCCCTGCAGAACTCGGGCAAGTTCAAAGAACCAATAGCCACGGCCATTCTGGCCTACAAGAACTTCTATCCGGCCGAGGAATACCACCAGAAGTATTACCAGAAATGCCCGGCCCGTTACAGCACCTACAAGGTGATGTCCGGCCGCGAGGCGGCGCTAAAGAAGATCTGGAAGGATTCCCCCGCCGTCAAGACCTATACAAAACCCAGCGACAAGGAGCTAAAGAAAAAGCTCTCGTCCCTGGAATACCAGGTGACCCAGAAGAGCGCCACCGAGCCGCCCTTTGCCAACAAGTACTGGAACGAGAAGCGCGACGGCATCTACGTGGACATCACCACCGGCCAGCCCCTGTTCAGCTCAAAGGACAAGTTCGATTCTGAATGCGGCTGGCCCAGCTTTACCAAGCCCTTGGAGACAAGCCTGGTTTTGGAGAAGAAGGATTCCAGTTTCGGCCGGGTAAGGACCGAAGTGCGCAGCCAGGCCGGCGACGCCCACCTGGGCCATGTGTTCGATGACGGCCCCCAGCCCACCGGCCTGCGTTACTGCATCAATTCTGCTTCGCTGAGGTTCATCCCGGCGGAGGATCTGGACAAGGAGGGTTACGGAGAGTACAAGAGACTGTTTTGA
- a CDS encoding OmpA family protein: MKRSIALIFSLFLVLASFGLSQAADPDVTGGKDHPLLSRMPGFHISDYKDTEFDSHKFIGQDKKTVVIEGHKYYIEYRLDKGLPESGELKIRRNIQEALKKIGGKVIFDDNFNRASTIVLKKDGRETWVGVSSFNNWYRLTIVEKQAMEQEMVANAEALGNGINATGHVSVYGIYFDTGKSEIKPESDAAISEIAKLLQNNPTLKLYVVGHTDNVGSLDSNLKLSLDRADAVVKSLTGKYGIAAARLSPHGVASLSPVTSNDTEEGRAKNRRVELVKQ, translated from the coding sequence ATGAAAAGATCAATAGCTCTCATCTTCAGCCTGTTCTTAGTGCTGGCTAGTTTCGGCCTTTCCCAGGCCGCCGATCCGGATGTAACCGGAGGCAAGGACCATCCCCTGCTGTCACGGATGCCCGGATTCCACATTTCGGACTACAAGGACACCGAATTCGACAGCCATAAATTCATTGGCCAGGACAAGAAGACGGTTGTCATCGAGGGCCACAAGTACTATATCGAATACCGCCTGGACAAGGGATTGCCGGAATCCGGAGAGTTGAAGATCCGGAGGAACATTCAGGAGGCCCTGAAAAAGATCGGGGGAAAGGTGATCTTCGACGACAATTTCAACCGGGCCTCCACCATTGTGCTTAAAAAGGACGGCCGGGAGACGTGGGTCGGGGTTTCGTCGTTCAATAACTGGTACCGGCTGACCATCGTCGAGAAGCAGGCCATGGAGCAGGAGATGGTGGCCAATGCCGAGGCCCTGGGCAACGGCATCAATGCTACCGGCCATGTTTCGGTTTACGGCATATACTTTGATACCGGCAAGTCCGAGATCAAGCCCGAATCCGACGCCGCCATCTCGGAGATCGCCAAGCTTCTTCAGAACAACCCAACGCTTAAACTGTACGTGGTCGGCCACACCGACAACGTCGGCTCCCTTGACTCCAACCTCAAGCTGTCGCTGGACCGGGCAGATGCCGTGGTCAAGTCGCTGACCGGCAAATACGGCATAGCCGCTGCCCGATTGAGCCCCCACGGGGTGGCCTCCCTTTCGCCGGTCACTTCCAATGATACGGAGGAGGGAAGGGCCAAGAACCGCCGGGTGGAATTGGTCAAGCAGTAA
- the rbfA gene encoding 30S ribosome-binding factor RbfA, whose product MPFKRSSQVGQQMKRELSEIIAGQLKDPRLGFVTVTDVELADDLRYAKVFISIYGDPDKQKQTLKGLKSAKGYIRRELGQRLQLRNCPDFDFRIDESIAQGDKIDHLLNQIAKEKKPDADQ is encoded by the coding sequence ATGCCATTCAAACGATCAAGCCAGGTGGGCCAGCAGATGAAGCGGGAACTTTCGGAGATAATCGCCGGGCAGCTCAAGGATCCCCGGCTGGGTTTTGTCACGGTCACCGACGTGGAGCTGGCCGACGACCTGCGTTATGCCAAGGTGTTCATCAGCATCTACGGCGACCCGGATAAGCAGAAGCAGACCCTGAAGGGGCTGAAGAGCGCCAAGGGCTACATCCGGCGGGAGCTGGGACAGCGCCTGCAGCTGCGCAACTGCCCGGATTTCGATTTCAGGATAGACGAGTCCATAGCCCAGGGCGACAAGATAGACCATCTGTTGAACCAGATAGCCAAAGAAAAGAAGCCCGATGCCGATCAATGA
- a CDS encoding tetratricopeptide repeat protein has translation MNSSSGHRYHTTILWLRELKKGGGNYLPYDLHLRRAEVRELVGMWSEALGTYRDLAGITEGASLTVLAAAQLVNIGRVLYKMGDHAEAEENLLKADAIFQQLGDLKQQADVCNLLGNIRLNQTRYQEARMLFERRLELNTKSNDASGLCATYGNLGNLEYVRGDLALAEEWYRRQDENARKEDRKDFQAIAMGAMGCIYAQRGEYDKAIKSFSKFLDLSTAIGDTGKIRVAYGNIGNYYVQFENYPLARDNYRRQLILAKRMGEKKGTCLALGNLGKVSYHLGEYENALREIQEAIIIGEKLGLKYFLPEQYLLLAEIQMALNNLSEAERAAARSHQLAEENGDADDEKSAKELQERISKTKAVVR, from the coding sequence ATGAATAGTAGTTCAGGCCATAGATATCATACAACCATCCTTTGGCTGCGGGAACTTAAAAAGGGCGGCGGAAATTATCTGCCGTACGACCTGCACCTACGCCGGGCCGAGGTAAGGGAACTGGTGGGAATGTGGAGCGAAGCCCTGGGAACTTACCGGGATCTGGCAGGCATTACGGAAGGGGCCTCTTTGACAGTACTGGCCGCCGCTCAGCTGGTAAACATCGGGAGGGTGCTGTACAAAATGGGCGACCATGCCGAAGCTGAAGAGAATCTGCTAAAAGCAGATGCTATCTTCCAGCAGCTGGGCGATCTGAAGCAACAGGCTGACGTATGCAATCTCTTGGGCAACATACGCCTGAACCAGACACGCTATCAGGAAGCCAGAATGCTTTTTGAACGCCGTTTGGAGCTGAACACAAAAAGCAACGATGCCTCCGGACTTTGCGCCACCTACGGTAACCTGGGTAATTTGGAGTATGTCAGGGGAGATCTTGCCCTGGCCGAGGAATGGTACCGCCGCCAGGATGAAAATGCCAGAAAAGAAGACAGGAAGGATTTTCAAGCCATAGCCATGGGAGCCATGGGTTGCATCTATGCGCAAAGAGGCGAATACGACAAGGCCATAAAGTCTTTTAGCAAATTCCTGGATCTGTCAACCGCCATAGGCGACACCGGAAAAATAAGGGTGGCCTATGGAAACATTGGCAATTATTATGTACAATTTGAAAACTACCCGCTGGCCAGGGACAATTATCGCCGGCAACTTATCCTGGCAAAACGGATGGGGGAAAAGAAGGGAACCTGTCTGGCGCTTGGGAACCTGGGCAAGGTTAGTTATCACCTGGGGGAGTATGAAAACGCCCTTCGTGAAATCCAGGAAGCAATAATTATCGGTGAAAAGCTGGGTCTCAAGTATTTTCTTCCAGAGCAGTACCTTCTGCTGGCTGAAATTCAGATGGCCTTAAATAACCTGTCCGAAGCAGAACGGGCAGCCGCCAGGTCGCATCAATTAGCAGAAGAAAACGGTGATGCAGACGACGAAAAAAGCGCCAAAGAATTGCAAGAACGCATATCAAAGACCAAGGCCGTAGTAAGGTAA
- a CDS encoding ABC transporter permease has protein sequence MINIFQVAYKNLLRKRSRSGLTIVGIALAAWVLISLLGFNKGYEASLNSDIDNLGFQMLVTAKGCPYEAATLMLKGGTGLRYMKADIADSIAKQPEVDKVTPMLMQAVFDPNKGESGGISAFLGVDPMTFPAMKKVLEFKQGAWFTDPNAYEAVLGYEAAELEQREVGDKYLIPEKEVEMTVVGILKRSGTQDDGTIFLPIGAVQKIFNQPGELTGIGIKVKKDADIAKFEERMYKLPDVQVVSLAQVKQTIMSLVSTAKVMVFSIAVIAILIAIVGVINTILMSVMERLQEIGILKSMGAMASDIFKLIWLETLILCVSGGFIGTLLALLTARLTEALIRGLLPYTPTGGLVRIDAPLVLLTFGVVTLIGLLSGIYPSWRAGRVRPLEAIRSETD, from the coding sequence ATGATAAACATCTTCCAAGTCGCCTACAAGAATTTGCTGCGCAAGAGATCCCGCAGCGGGCTGACCATCGTGGGCATCGCCCTGGCCGCCTGGGTGCTGATCAGCCTGCTGGGCTTTAACAAGGGATACGAGGCCTCGCTCAATTCGGACATCGACAACCTTGGCTTCCAGATGCTGGTCACCGCCAAGGGCTGCCCCTACGAGGCGGCCACCTTGATGCTCAAGGGCGGCACCGGACTGCGCTACATGAAGGCCGACATCGCCGACTCCATCGCCAAGCAGCCCGAGGTGGACAAGGTGACCCCCATGCTGATGCAGGCGGTGTTCGACCCCAACAAGGGCGAGAGCGGCGGCATCTCCGCCTTTCTGGGGGTGGATCCTATGACCTTCCCGGCCATGAAGAAAGTGTTGGAGTTCAAGCAGGGCGCCTGGTTCACCGATCCCAACGCTTATGAAGCGGTGCTGGGCTACGAGGCGGCCGAACTGGAACAGCGCGAGGTCGGCGACAAGTACCTGATCCCGGAGAAGGAGGTCGAGATGACCGTGGTCGGCATCCTCAAGCGCTCCGGCACCCAGGACGACGGGACCATCTTCCTTCCCATCGGGGCGGTACAAAAGATCTTCAACCAGCCGGGAGAGCTGACCGGCATCGGCATCAAGGTCAAAAAGGACGCCGACATCGCCAAGTTCGAGGAGCGGATGTACAAACTGCCCGATGTCCAGGTGGTCAGCCTGGCCCAGGTGAAGCAGACCATCATGTCTCTGGTCTCCACCGCCAAGGTGATGGTCTTCTCCATCGCGGTGATCGCCATATTGATAGCCATCGTGGGGGTGATCAACACCATTCTGATGTCGGTGATGGAGCGCCTGCAGGAGATCGGGATCCTGAAATCCATGGGGGCCATGGCCTCGGACATCTTCAAGTTGATCTGGCTGGAGACCCTGATCCTCTGCGTTTCCGGGGGGTTCATCGGGACCCTGTTGGCCCTGCTGACCGCCAGGCTGACCGAGGCCCTGATCCGGGGCCTGTTGCCCTACACCCCCACCGGCGGTCTGGTGCGGATCGATGCCCCGCTGGTGCTTTTGACCTTCGGGGTGGTGACCCTGATCGGCTTGCTCTCCGGCATCTATCCCTCCTGGCGGGCCGGCCGGGTCCGGCCGCTGGAAGCCATTAGAAGCGAAACGGATTAA
- a CDS encoding ABC transporter ATP-binding protein: MTDKFSIEAHDLKKIYRRGSEEIPAVNGVSLNISQGEFISFVGPSGSGKTTLINILGCLDNPSSGRLRVDGRDIFTEGRTLSEADLTRIRRDLFGYVFQKFYLIPTLTVLENVVLPFTFYKKPGAEKGVDEILKMLGIDHRKHHLPGQISGGEMQRVAIARALVNKPRILLADEPTGNLDTRRSSEIGVLLGELNKWEGLTVILVTHNPNLAQMAHRSVELRDGMIYTGAQACKPDEGCA, encoded by the coding sequence ATGACAGATAAATTTTCCATCGAAGCCCACGATCTGAAAAAGATCTACCGCCGCGGCAGCGAGGAGATCCCGGCCGTCAACGGCGTTTCGCTCAACATCAGCCAAGGCGAGTTCATCTCCTTTGTCGGGCCCTCGGGCAGCGGCAAGACCACGCTGATCAACATCCTGGGCTGCCTGGACAACCCCAGCTCCGGGCGCCTGCGAGTGGACGGCCGCGACATCTTCACCGAGGGCAGGACCCTGTCCGAGGCCGATCTGACCAGGATAAGGCGCGACTTGTTCGGCTACGTGTTCCAGAAGTTCTATCTGATCCCTACCCTGACCGTGCTGGAGAACGTGGTGCTGCCCTTCACCTTTTACAAGAAGCCCGGTGCCGAAAAAGGGGTGGACGAGATCCTGAAGATGCTGGGCATTGACCACCGCAAACATCACCTGCCGGGGCAGATCTCAGGCGGAGAGATGCAGCGGGTGGCCATCGCCCGGGCCCTGGTCAACAAGCCAAGGATCCTGCTGGCCGACGAGCCCACAGGCAACCTGGATACCCGGAGAAGCAGTGAGATCGGGGTGCTGCTGGGGGAGCTCAACAAATGGGAGGGCCTGACCGTGATCCTGGTGACCCACAACCCCAACCTGGCCCAGATGGCCCACCGCTCGGTGGAACTGCGGGACGGGATGATCTATACCGGGGCCCAGGCCTGCAAACCGGATGAAGGCTGCGCTTAG
- a CDS encoding FixH family protein encodes MFYIKSLLVLALLSLAAAPALAQHDCANCPSAKAAANGGIQANAAEPSAVKAPVYNQLPGYGKKAWIGQDFYFTYNFDKKPKMGPAVLKVQLFSKDGKKAPGWEILGRSGMPSMSGAHDAEAVFKLNKKGDYLLPVTFVMPGEWEIKLTFKKDGNVVYLGNFKLNV; translated from the coding sequence ATGTTCTACATAAAGAGCCTGCTGGTCCTGGCCCTGCTGTCGCTGGCCGCCGCGCCCGCTTTGGCCCAGCACGACTGCGCCAACTGTCCATCGGCCAAAGCCGCTGCCAACGGCGGAATCCAGGCAAATGCGGCCGAGCCGTCAGCCGTCAAAGCGCCAGTCTACAATCAGCTTCCCGGCTACGGCAAAAAGGCCTGGATCGGACAGGATTTTTACTTCACCTACAACTTCGACAAAAAGCCCAAGATGGGCCCGGCCGTGCTAAAGGTCCAGCTGTTCTCAAAGGACGGCAAAAAGGCCCCGGGCTGGGAGATCCTGGGAAGGTCCGGCATGCCTTCCATGAGCGGAGCCCACGACGCCGAGGCGGTCTTTAAACTTAACAAGAAAGGCGACTACCTGCTGCCGGTCACTTTTGTGATGCCCGGGGAGTGGGAGATCAAATTGACATTTAAGAAGGACGGGAATGTAGTCTATCTGGGTAATTTCAAACTGAATGTTTAA
- the hcp gene encoding hydroxylamine reductase, whose translation MTMFCHQCQETAGNKGCAGTRGVCGKPDQVAVLQDLLIHTLKGISYFNVKAKDRGQCDPKASEFVMEQLFATITNVNFDPEYFVKQIDRAREIRDQLNNTATKDSSGKLPDAATWSAQSGLNEYLLKGAGVGILATANEDVRSLRSLILFGLKGLAAYTHHAYVLDAREDDILFFMQKALAATLDDGLSADELTGLVLKCGEYGVKAMALLDKANTGKYGHPEITSVKLDVGTNPGILISGHDLRDLEELLEQTKGQGVDVYTHGEMLPANAYPFFKKYDNFHGNYGGSWWHQNEEFEKFNGPVLMTTNCLVPPKDSYKDRVFTTGVVGFPEVKHIADRKEGKQKDFSAVIAMAQKSKAPEKLEDGNLTIGFAHNQVLALAPKVIEAVKSGAIKRFVVMAGCDGRHKSREYFTDIAKALPKDAVILTAGCAKYRYNKLNLGDIGSTGLTGTGGIPRVLDAGQCNDSYSLVLIALALKDAFGLKDVNELPLSFDIAWYEQKAVLVLLALLHLGVKNIHLGPTLPAFVSPNVLKVLVEKFNVQPTAGVEEDMKKLMAGQ comes from the coding sequence ATGACCATGTTCTGTCATCAATGCCAGGAGACCGCCGGAAACAAGGGCTGCGCCGGGACCCGGGGCGTCTGCGGCAAGCCCGATCAGGTGGCGGTCCTGCAAGACCTCCTGATCCACACCCTGAAGGGGATTTCCTATTTCAATGTCAAGGCCAAGGACAGAGGCCAGTGCGATCCCAAAGCCTCGGAGTTCGTGATGGAACAGCTGTTCGCCACTATCACCAATGTCAATTTTGATCCGGAATATTTCGTCAAGCAAATAGACCGGGCCCGGGAGATCCGCGATCAGCTGAATAACACCGCCACCAAGGATTCCTCCGGTAAATTACCCGATGCCGCCACCTGGTCCGCCCAGAGCGGTCTGAACGAGTACCTGCTCAAGGGCGCCGGGGTGGGCATTCTGGCCACAGCCAACGAGGACGTCCGCTCCCTGCGGTCGCTGATATTGTTCGGCCTCAAGGGTCTGGCGGCCTACACCCATCACGCCTATGTGCTGGATGCCAGGGAGGACGACATTCTGTTTTTCATGCAGAAGGCCCTGGCCGCCACTCTGGATGACGGCCTATCGGCGGACGAGTTGACAGGTCTGGTGCTTAAGTGCGGTGAGTACGGGGTAAAGGCCATGGCATTATTGGATAAGGCCAACACTGGCAAGTACGGGCATCCCGAGATCACCAGCGTCAAGCTGGACGTAGGCACCAACCCCGGGATCTTGATCAGCGGGCACGACCTGAGGGATCTGGAGGAATTATTGGAACAGACCAAGGGCCAGGGAGTGGACGTTTACACCCACGGCGAGATGCTGCCGGCCAACGCCTATCCGTTCTTCAAGAAGTATGACAACTTCCACGGCAACTACGGCGGCTCCTGGTGGCACCAGAACGAGGAATTTGAGAAGTTCAACGGTCCGGTGCTGATGACCACCAACTGCCTGGTCCCGCCCAAGGACAGCTACAAGGACCGGGTGTTTACCACCGGAGTGGTGGGCTTTCCGGAGGTCAAACACATCGCCGATCGCAAAGAGGGTAAACAGAAGGATTTCTCCGCCGTCATCGCTATGGCCCAAAAGTCCAAGGCCCCGGAGAAACTGGAAGACGGCAATTTGACCATCGGATTTGCCCACAACCAGGTGCTGGCCCTGGCTCCCAAGGTGATCGAGGCCGTGAAAAGCGGCGCCATCAAGCGTTTTGTGGTGATGGCCGGCTGCGACGGCCGGCACAAATCCCGGGAATATTTCACCGACATAGCCAAGGCACTGCCCAAGGATGCTGTCATTCTCACCGCAGGCTGCGCCAAGTACCGCTACAACAAGCTGAATCTGGGCGACATCGGTTCGACTGGGCTCACCGGAACCGGGGGCATCCCGCGGGTGCTTGACGCCGGGCAGTGCAATGACAGCTATTCGCTGGTGCTGATCGCTTTGGCCCTTAAGGACGCTTTTGGCCTGAAGGACGTTAACGAACTGCCGCTTTCCTTCGACATTGCCTGGTACGAGCAGAAGGCGGTGCTGGTGCTTTTGGCCCTGCTGCATCTGGGGGTGAAGAACATCCACCTGGGGCCGACCCTGCCGGCCTTCGTGTCGCCCAATGTGCTGAAGGTGCTGGTGGAGAAGTTCAATGTCCAGCCCACGGCGGGGGTGGAGGAGGATATGAAGAAGTTGATGGCTGGACAGTAG
- a CDS encoding NAD(+)/NADH kinase produces MKNWGIIYNRQRPGAENVIRELSTWLKDHGIAPVIEQGIQLEGFQCAEESEVVQSCELLLALGGDGTMLRSVHLMGSQQKPILGINLGSLGFLTETSQDQMWQSLEQVARGQYQIEERAIIKGRTEGQEYYALNDFDIRVPTRLVELSVSVGGEFLSRYYADGMLISTPTGSTAYSLSAGGPIVEPTMEVMVITPICPHTLSIRPMIVPMDRTVEVTVHGKREEAIMVVDGQQRLSFKAGQQIVFEKAGIKAKLVKTQKSSFYNILRTKLKWGARGEDGK; encoded by the coding sequence ATGAAGAACTGGGGAATCATTTACAATCGCCAGCGGCCCGGGGCCGAGAACGTGATCCGGGAGCTCTCCACTTGGCTCAAGGACCACGGCATCGCCCCGGTCATCGAGCAGGGCATCCAGCTGGAAGGCTTTCAGTGCGCGGAGGAAAGCGAGGTGGTCCAAAGCTGCGAGCTGCTTTTGGCCCTGGGCGGCGACGGCACCATGCTGCGCTCGGTCCATCTGATGGGCTCTCAGCAAAAGCCCATCCTGGGCATCAACCTGGGCTCGCTGGGCTTTTTGACCGAGACCTCGCAGGACCAGATGTGGCAGAGCCTGGAGCAGGTGGCCCGGGGACAGTACCAGATAGAAGAGAGGGCCATCATCAAAGGCCGGACCGAGGGGCAGGAATACTACGCCCTGAACGACTTTGACATCCGGGTGCCCACCCGGCTGGTGGAGCTTTCGGTCTCGGTGGGCGGAGAGTTCCTGAGCCGCTACTATGCCGACGGGATGCTGATCTCCACCCCCACCGGCTCCACCGCCTATTCCCTTTCGGCCGGCGGGCCCATCGTGGAGCCCACCATGGAGGTGATGGTGATCACTCCCATCTGCCCCCACACCCTGTCCATCCGGCCGATGATCGTACCCATGGACCGGACGGTGGAGGTGACCGTCCACGGCAAGAGGGAGGAGGCCATCATGGTGGTGGACGGCCAGCAGAGGCTTTCCTTTAAGGCCGGCCAGCAGATAGTCTTCGAGAAGGCCGGGATCAAGGCCAAGCTGGTGAAGACCCAGAAATCCTCGTTCTACAACATCCTCCGCACCAAGCTCAAATGGGGGGCCCGGGGCGAGGACGGAAAGTAA
- a CDS encoding bifunctional oligoribonuclease/PAP phosphatase NrnA, translating into MPINDVTEALVRHRRFLLTSHYNPDGDNIASQLALASILRSLNKQVSIVDQDPVPGRYRFLPGWESISNQIVPQNASCAVVLDCGNIDRIGRAADLITPATMELVNIDHHVSNTLYGHFHYVDPEASSTCELVLRLCQKLRVKPTPEQAQTILTGMMSDTGGFRYASTSADTLRAAGLLSDYGAKIAEVAEQLYYQQPINQLKILGELLSRLKTGANGQLAYMSLTQELIKRYDFDLSESEEFVKYALAVKGAEVAILFKEQGDGIIRVSFRAKGRVDVNQLAGKFGGGGHISAAGARLNTTLEDAVQKVVQITEAELSATD; encoded by the coding sequence ATGCCGATCAATGACGTAACCGAGGCGCTGGTTAGGCACCGACGTTTTCTTTTAACCAGCCACTACAACCCGGACGGCGACAACATCGCATCCCAGCTGGCCCTGGCCTCGATCCTGAGATCGCTCAACAAGCAGGTCTCGATCGTCGACCAGGACCCGGTGCCGGGGCGCTACCGCTTTCTGCCCGGCTGGGAATCGATAAGCAACCAGATTGTCCCCCAGAACGCCAGCTGTGCCGTGGTGCTGGACTGCGGCAACATCGACCGGATAGGAAGGGCGGCGGACCTCATCACCCCGGCCACCATGGAGCTGGTCAACATAGACCATCACGTCTCCAACACACTTTACGGGCATTTCCACTACGTGGACCCGGAAGCCTCGTCCACCTGCGAGCTGGTCCTGCGCCTGTGCCAGAAGCTGAGGGTGAAGCCTACTCCGGAGCAGGCCCAGACCATTCTGACCGGGATGATGTCCGACACCGGGGGCTTCCGCTACGCCAGCACATCGGCCGACACTTTGAGGGCGGCCGGGCTTCTGTCGGACTACGGCGCTAAAATAGCCGAGGTGGCCGAACAGCTCTATTACCAGCAGCCCATCAACCAGCTTAAGATACTGGGGGAACTGCTGAGCCGTTTAAAGACCGGGGCTAACGGCCAGCTGGCCTATATGTCGCTGACCCAGGAGCTGATTAAAAGATACGATTTCGACCTGTCGGAGAGCGAGGAGTTCGTCAAATACGCCCTGGCGGTGAAGGGGGCCGAGGTGGCCATATTGTTCAAGGAGCAGGGCGACGGCATCATCCGGGTCTCCTTTAGGGCCAAGGGCCGGGTGGATGTCAACCAGCTGGCCGGCAAGTTCGGCGGCGGGGGGCACATCTCGGCGGCCGGGGCCCGGCTGAACACCACGCTGGAGGACGCGGTGCAGAAGGTGGTGCAGATAACGGAAGCGGAGCTGAGTGCCACGGATTAA